The window GGATGGCGGTCTTCATGATGGAGGCGGGGGCGGGCGCTGTGCGGTTGGGCGGAAAGGAGAGGGTGCGGCGGCAGCAGCGTTCAGCCGGGCCAGCGCGCCAGCAGGTCGTGGGTCGATTCGAACAGGGCGGCGGCGCGCAGCAGCATCGCGTCCTGGCGGAAGCGGCCGACCAGCTGCAGGCCGACCGGCAGGCCGTCGTCGCCGAAGCCGCAGGGCAGGCTGATGGCGGGGTGGCCGGTCATGTTGAAGGGCATGGTCCAGGGGAACCAGTGCGCGCGCACGTTCTCCAGCGACTGCCCGTCGATATCGATGGTGCCGAACAGGTCCTGGTCGAGCGGCAGCGCGGTGCGCGTCAGCGTGGGCATGGCCAGCAGGTCGGCGCGCTGCAGCAGGGCCTGCACGCGCAGGAACAGGGCCGAGCGCTCGAACATGGCCTGCTGGTATTGCACGCCGCTGAAGGCCGCCGCCGATTCGATCTGACGCTTGAAGGTGTCGCTGAGCTGGTCGCCGTGGGCCGCCACGATGGGGGCGAAGCGCGTACGCCAGACCGTGTGGTTGATGGCGCGCCAGATCGGCTCGACATCGAAGCCCTCACCGGAGAACGGCTCCAGCTCGGCGCCGAGCGTCTCCAGGCGGTGCAGGCTGGCCTCGAAGGCGCGTGCCACATCGGCCGCCACCGGGCGTCCGGGCGGCGCCAGGCAGTACAGCACGCGGCGGCCGCGCAGGTCGCCGCGCGCCTGCGCGGCCTCGAGATAGTCGGGCTTGGGCACGCCGATCGACCAGGGATCGCACTCGTGCTCGCCAGCCATGACCTGCATCATCAGGCCGGTGTCGGCCACGGTGCGGGTGGTCGGCGTGACATAGGTCTGGTTGCCGAACAGGTCCTGGGCCTGGCTGTGCGGGATCACGCCCTGGCTTTGCTTGATGCCGACCACGCCGTTGCAGGCGGCCGGGATGCGCGTCGAGCCGCCGCCGTCGGTGGCGACCGCCAGCGGCGCGATGCCGCTCGCCACCGCCACCGCGGCACCGCCGCTGGAGCCGCCGCAGGTGCGCGCGGCGCTCCAGGCGTTGCGGGTGCGGCCGAACAGCGGCGAATCGGTCAGGCACTTGGAGCCGAACTCGGGCGTGGTGGTCTTGCCGATCAGGATGGCGCCCTGCGCGCGCAGGCGCGCCACCGAGACCGCGTCCTGCGCCGGCACATTGTGCTGGTGAGGCAGCGCGCCGAAGGTGGTGCGCACCCCCTGCGTGTTGACGATGTCCTTGACGGTGAAGGGAATGCCGTGCAGCAGCCCCGTCGCCCGGCCCGCCATCTGCGCCTGCTCGGCGGCGCGCGCGGCGCCCATGGCCTGCTCGGCGCACAAGGTGATGAAGCAGTTCAGTTCGGGCTGGAGCCGGGCGGCTCGCGCCAGCACGGCTTCGGTCAGCTCCACCGGCGACAGCTCGCGGCGCGCGATGCGCTCGCGCAGCACGGTGGCGGGCAAGAGGCAGGGATCCTCGTGCATCGAGGCAGTCTCCGACGGCGAGGGCGTCCGGCCGGGCGGCTCGCTGGGCACCGCGCTCCCGCCATCCCCTCTTGTTTGTGTATCGCATTTCTGTATTCTGGATCCAGAATACAGGATTCCGACCTATAGTAGACGCGCGGGCGGCCCTTGTAAACTGCGCGGATCGGCGTCGCCCGCCCGGTCCTGTCCGGTGCCGGATCGCCGGCGCGGACACAGTGGCACGGCGCAATGGCGCAATGGCAGCAGGGGCACGGCGACAGAGACAAGAAGACTAGGCGAGGGGGAAGATGGACGAAACGTTCGCGTGGCAGAACCGGGTGCGTCTGGTGGAGGAGGTGGCGCAGGTCCTGCGGGAGCGTATCTACCGGGGCGACTATCCGCCCGGCAAGCCACTGCGGCAGGTGGAGATCTCGGCAGACCTGAAGATCAGCCGCACGCCGCTGCGCGAGGCGCTGCGGCTGCTGGAGCGCGAAGGCCTGGTCAGCGCCGAGACGGCGCGCGGCGTCAACGTCGTCAACGCCGACTTCAAGCAGCTGATGGATGCCTACGCCCTGCGCGAGATGGTGGACGGGCTGGCCGCCCGGCTCGCCGCGCAGCGCCTTGGTGAGCGTGCCGGCGCTGCCCTGCGCGCCATCGTCGCGCGCCAGCGCGAGGCCCTGGCGCCGTGGCAGCCGCAGGTGTACACCGCGGCCAATGTGGACTTCCACGCCACCATCATCGAGCTGGCCGACAATGCCTACCTGTCACGTCAGCTGCCGATCGTCCATATGACCTCGCAGGTGTTCGCGCCGCGCGTGCTGTTCGAGGCAGACCGCGCGCGCACGGCGATCGACGAGCACCTGCGCATCGTCGAGTCGATCGAGCAGGGCGACGGCGAGGCGGCCGAGGCACTGGCGCGCGCGCACATCCGCAATTCGATGGCGCGCCTGCGCGCCCTGGGTGCCGGCGGCGAGGACTGGGTCCATCCATCCAAGAACCAGGACTAACCGCGCGGGTGATGGTGGCGGTGCAGTTCGCGCAGCCGCTCGCGCGCGACGTGGGTATAGATCTGCGTGGTGGAGATGTCGGCGTGGCCCAGCAGCAGCTGTACCACGCGCAGGTCGGCGCCATGGTTCAGCAGGTGGGTGGCGAAGGCATGGCGCAGCGTGTGCGGCGACAGCGGCGCATGGATGCCGGCCTCGCGCGCATGGCGCTTGATCAGGTGCCAGAAGGCCTGGCGTGTCATGCCCTCGCCGCGCTGCGTGACGAACAGCGCGTCGCAGGCGCGCCCGGCCAGCAGCGCCGGCCGGGCTTCGGCCAGGTAGCGGCGCAGCCAGTCGCCGGCCTGCAGGCCGAAGGGCACCAGGCGTTCCTTGCCGCCCTTGCCGCCCACCACGCGCGCCACGCCCTCGTTCAGGCCGATCTCCACCGTGCGCATCTGCGTCAGCTCGGACACGCGCAGGCCGCTGGCGTACATCAGCTCCAGCATGGTGCGGTCGCGCAGGCCGAGCGGCGCGGCGGTGTCGGGCGCGTCCAGCAGCGCCTCGACCTGGGCCTCGCTGAGCGTCTTGGGGAAGCGCGGCGGCTGCTTGGCCGGGCGCAGCAGCAGGCAGGGATCGGCCGCGATCAGGTGTTCGCGCAGGGCCCAGCGGAAGAAGCGCTTGAACACCGTCAGCCGCCGGTTGGCCGACGATGCCAGCGTGTCGTGGTGGCGCGCGGCGAAATAGGCCCCCAGCGCCGTATCGTCGACGCCGGTCAGTTCGCCGCCGCCGCTATGGCGCAGCCAGCGCGCCAGCAGGGTCAGGTCGCGGCGGTAGGCATCGATGGTATTGCGCGACAGCCCGTCCTCGAGCCACAGCGCGTCGCAGAAGCGCTCGATCAGCGCGGTGTCGGCGGGGGCCGGCTCCGCCGCGGCCAGCGCCTCGCCCAGGTCCTGCGGATGGTTCATAGCAGCAGCACGCCTTCGTGGCGCAGCAGCCAGTGCTTGACGTCCAGCAGGTAGCCCGAGCTGTGGTGGGCGAAGCCGCCCAGCCCCTGCTGGCTGACCACGCGATGGCAGGGAATCACCAGCGGCAGCGGGTTGTCGCCGCAGGCCTGGCCAACCGCGCGCGGCATGCTGTCGAGCTGTCGGGCGATCGTGCCGTAGGTGGTGGTGGCGCCGCGCGGCACCGCGCGGATGGCCTCCCACACACGCTGGCGGAAACCGGTGCCGGCCAGGGCCAGCGGCAGGTCGAAGGGGGCGTCGGGGTCGGCGTAGTAGGCCTCGAGCTGCGCGGCCAGCCGGCACACCAGCGCGTCCGCGCTCGCCTTGACGGGCGTATCCGGCGGCAGGTAGGCGATCTCGCGGATGCCGGCGGCGTCCGCGCGCACGCCCACCCTGCCGAAGGGGGCCGGCAGGATGGCGTCGAAGCGGGCAGGAATCAGGGATGGCATGCGGGCATTCTAGTCCACTGCATCAGGTGAAGGGCAGCCCCGCTCGACAGCGCCCCGGGCCGCATGCAGCGCCGCAAGGGCTCGCCATCGCCGTGCCATGGCGGCGCTTTGCACCTGGCCTGCGACCTGCACTGCCGCGCGGGTACGTTCTTGGGGGGCGCTTTCGCTCTCCCTGACGCAATGGACCAGAGCGTTCCGCGCTGCCGGCGAACGCCAATGAAAAAAGCCCCCGGCCAAGGGGGCTTCAAAAGGGCCTTGGAGCCTGCAGCCTGGCGGCGCCGAGGCACCGCCAGGCACGGCTAGGGGAGGGCTCTCCCTGCCGGCCCGCTTACTGCTCCAGCTTGATGTTCTGCACCTTGACCAGGTTCTTCATCTTCTCGAATTCCTTCTTGATCTCGGCCGCGTGCTGCGCCGGCGTGTTGCCGGACGGCTCGGCGCCGGCGGCGCGCAGGCGTTCCTGGAAGCCCTTGTCCTGCAGCGCCTTGACGGCGGCGTCATGCAGCTTGGCGATGACTTCGTCGGGCGTGCCGGCCGGTGCCACCAGGCCGTACCAGGCCGGATCGTTCGGCTCCTTCAGGCCGACTTCGGCGAAGGTCGGCACATCGGGCATGGTGTCGATGCGCTTGTTCCAGGCCACCACGATCGGGCGCAGCTTGCCGGCCTTGATGAAGGGCATGGAGGAGGGCAGGTTGTCCATCATGATGGGCACCTGGCCGGCGATCACGTCGTTCAGGGCCGGGCCGGCGCCGCGGTAGGGCACGTGCACGATGAAGGTCTTGGTCGCAACCTTGAACTGCTCGCCGAGCATATGGCCGAAGCCGCAGGTGCCGGACGAGGCGTAGGAATACTTGCCCGGATTGGCCTTCAGCACGGCCAGGAATTCCTTGTAGCTCTTGGCCGGGAAGTTCGGGTTGACGGCGATCACGTTGGCCACGTTGGCCAGGTTGGTGATGGGCTTGAAGTCCTTGATCGGGTCGAACGGCAGGCGCGGGTTGCAGGCGGGGTTGACCGCCATGGTCGACACGGTCGAGATGCCGATGGTGTAGCCGTCCGGCGCCGCCTTGGCGATCGCGTCGGCGCCGATCGAGCCGCCGCCGCCGGCGCGGTTCTCGACCACCACCGGCTGGCCCAGGATGCGGCTCATCTGGTCGGCCGCGCCGCGGCCGACGATGTCGGTGGTGCCGCCGGGTGCGAACGGGATGATGAGGCGGATCGGCTTGCTGGGGTAGCTCTGCGCCTGCGCGAAGGAAGCGCTGGCGGCCAGCGCCAGGGCCAGTGCGATGTTGCTGTGCTTGTGCATGAGATCGTGTCTCCCGTCTGAGGTCCGGGCCAGGGTCGGGCCCGGGGTGTGAAAACCGGCGTGCCGCGTGCGCAGGTGGCGGGTGGCGCGCCGGACCTTTGTCATGCGCCGTTCGGTGCCGCGGAGCTGAGGTCCTGAATCACAAATTCGTGGACTCAGTCAGCCGACAAGCCACGCGATGCGTCGTCACGAATGCTCGCAAGGCTCCAGCCTTGCTGCGTTTCGTTCCTGGCCTCGCGCGTCTTCCCGACAGACTTAGTGCTTCCACGAATTCAAGACTCAGGACACTAGCCACCGAGCAGGCCGCGCTTGAGTTCGCGGTCGACCGGGTTGTTGCCCAGGTAGGTGCGCAGCACCGCCTGGTAGAAATCCTCGCCCGGGATCGGCCGGCCGCGCGGCGTGCCGTTGATGGCCACCACCATGCCGGTGTCCGGGGTGAAATCGATATCGATCACATCGCCCTTGTGGGCCGTGCCGATCAGGTTCATGGTGAGGCCGAACTGTGTCAGCCGGTCATGGATCTGCTGGCGCTGCGATTCGCTCAGGTTGATGCGCAGCCCCTTGTCGAGCGCCTTGATGAAGGTGTCGGGCTCGACTTCGCGCAGCGGGCGGATCTGCAGGCGCTTGGGCCCGCTGCCGCCCAGCACCATGGTGGCGTTGCGGACCTTCTCGGGCAGGTAGAGCGCGGCGACATAGCCCTTGTCGAGGAAGCCCGCGCGCAGGCCGGCACCATTGAGCTGCAGTGTCCTGCCGCCGACCCGGGCGGCGTCGTCCAGGCGCAGCCCCGCGATCATGCCGGCGCTTGCGCCGCTTGCCGCCAGGCACAGCAGCGCGGCCGCCGCGCATCGCGCGGCAAGCTGGCGGCGGCTGGCGCGCAGCGGCTTGGGAAGGGTGCTACCGGACGGCATTGCGGCAAGAAAGGTACGGCAAAGTGTGTCATGCTGCCGGAAATCTGGAACAATACCTATCCGTATCTGCCCTAGGGCGCACATTTCAGCAAGTGGCGTGCGCTCATCAGCCAAGGCCCGCCCCCCGGACCACAGCGGCCGCACACGGCCCGACCAGAACAATAAAGACAAGAAGGCCGACATGTCCTCCGCCTTGCTGCTGTTGCCCGACTTCAGCCTGATCCTGATCGGATGGCTGCTGGTGCGCTATACCTCGTTCGACCGCGTGTTCTGGTCCGGCGTCGAGCGCCTGGTCTATTTCGTGCTGTTCCCGGCGCTTCTGCTGCAATCGACCAACAGTGCCCAGCTGGATTTCTCCTCCACCTCGGCCATGCTCGGCCTGGGGCTGCTGGTGATGGGTTTCGGCATGGCGGCCGGCTACGCGGTCAGGTGGGTGCTGCGCCCGGACCCGGTCGCCTTCGCCTCCGGCCTGCAGACCGCCTTCCGTTTCAATTCCTACATCGGCCTGGCCCTGGCTGCGCGCCTGGGCGGCGGCACCGGCCTGGCCATGATGGCCCTGCTGGTGGGCTTCACCGTGCCGCTGGCCAATGTGGTGGCGGTGTGGGCGCTGGCGCGCCATGGCGAATCGCGGCTGCTCGCCGAACTGGCGCGCAACCCGCTGATCCTGGCCACCGCGGCGGGGCTGGGCACCAACCTGCTGGGGCTGCACGCGCCGGAGGTGCTGGCGACCACCTTGAACCGGCTCGGCTCGGCCTCGACCGCGCTAGGCCTGATCACCGTCGGCGCGGGCCTGCAGCTGCGCGCCGCGAGCGGCTCGGTGGGCGCCATGACCTGGTGGACCGTGGTGAAGCTGGTCGCCATGCCGGCGTTTGCCTGGCTGGTCGGCCGCCACTTGCCGCTGACCCCGCTGCAATTGCAGATGGTGGTGCTGTACGCCTCGCTGCCGACCGCCTCGAGCTGCTACATCCTGGCAGTGCGCATGGGCGGTAACGGCCCAATGGTGGCGGCCACCATCTCGGCGATGACGGTCGGTGCCATCGTCACGATGCCGTTCTGGATGGCCTTGCTGGTCTAGTTGCCGCCGGGCCCGGCGGCCGCTGCGCGGTCCTGCGCCAGGGCCCAGTCGATGTGCTCGCGCACCAGCGGGCTGGCGCTGTCCCTGCGCGCCGCCAGGGCGGCGCGCAGGCGCGCGGCGAGGGCGGCATCGCCGCCTTCGGCCGCGCTCGCCGCGCGCAGGCTGTTGCCCAGTCCCACCGCCAGGTTGCGCAGCCAGCGCTCGTGGCCGATGCGGCGGATCGGGCTGCCCTCCAGCCGCTGGTTGAATTCCGCCTCGCTCCAGCCGAACAGTTCGGCCATGTCCGGGGCGTCGAAGCCGTTGCGCACATCGAAATCGGGCAGCGTGGCGCGCCGCGCGAACTTGTTCCAGGGGCAGGCCAGCTGGCAATCGTCGCAGCCGTAGACGCGGTTGCCCATCGGCGCGCGCAGCGCCTCGGGGATCGCGCCCTTGTGCTCGATGGTCAGGTAGGAGATGCAGCGGCGCGCGTCGAGCCGGTAGGGTGCCAGGATGGCCTGGGTCGGGCAGATGTCCAGGCAGCGCCGGCACTGGCCGCAGTGACCGGGTTCCGGCGGGTCGGCCGGTAGCGCGATGTCGACCAGGATCTCGCCCAGGAAGAACATCGAACCGGCGGCGCGGTCGAGCAGCAGCGTATGCTTGCCGCGCCAGCCGAGCCCGCCGTTGCCGGCCAGCGCGACCTCCATCACCGGCGCCGAGTCGGTGAAGACGCGGTAGCCGAACGGCCCGATGGCCGCCTCGATGCGGCTGGCCAGCGCCTGCAGGCGGCTGCGCAGCACCTTGTGGTAGTCGCGTCCGCGCGCATACAGGGAAATCACCGCGGTGGCCGGGTCGTCCAGCCGCGCCAGCTCGCTGCGGCGCCAGCCGTCGCCGGTGCCGGCCGGCAGGTAGGGCATGCGGGCCACGATGGCGCGCACCGTGCCGGGCACCAGTTCGGCCGGCCGCGCGCGCCTGGTGCCGTGGTTCGCCATATAATCCATGTCGCCGTGAAAGCCCTGCGCCAGCCATTCCAGCAGCCCGGCTTCGGCATGGCTGAGGTCGACGTCGGCGATGCGCACCGCATCGAAGCCCAGCTCGGCACCCCAGCCGCGGATGGACTGGGCGAGCGCCGCCAGCCCGGCGGCGGCGGGCACGGTTGCGGTGCCGTGGCCGTCACCGGTCCCGGCCGGCGCGCCGGCGGCGCGTGAAGAGGAGGCGGCTGGCGCTTCTGCGACTCGGTCGATCATCCCTGAATTGTACGCAATGCCCCTGCTCGAAGAACGCTCCCTGCCCCTGCCCGACGAGACGGCCACCGCCGCCCTCGGCGCCGCGCTCGCCCAGGCGGTGCGCATCCTGCCGCCCCAGGCCATCCATGTGCAACTGTCCGGCGACCTCGGCGCGGGCAAGACCACGCTGTCGCGCGCCATCCTGCGGGCGCTGGGCCATGCGGGCAAGGTGCGCAGTCCCACCTACACGCTGTGCGAGCCCTACCAGGTGGCGCGCGCCGACGGCTCGCCGCTGACGGTCTACCACTTCGACCTCTACCGCTTCGCCGACCCCGAGGAGTGGATCGACGCCGGTTTCCGCGACTGCTTCGCGGAGCCGGCCCTGAGCCTGGTCGAATGGCCGGAGAAGGCCGGCACCCTGCTCGGGGAACCAGACCTGCATCTGTTGCTTCAAACGGACACGGCCGCGGCCGATATCGCAGCCGAGGGGCGCATCGCCTTGCTGCGCGCCTATACTCCCACTGGACTGACCTTGCTGAACGCATGCTGATCAAGCGACTCGCCACCGACCGACCCGATGGACCAGACGGCCTGCTGCCGGCCCGCCGCAAATGGATGGCGCAATGCCTGAAGGCGGGCGCCGGCACGGTGGTGCTGACGCTGGCCGGCACGCAGATCGCGCGCGGCGCCGGCATCGTGGCGGTGCGGGTCTGGCCCGCCGAAGACTACACGCGCGTCACCATCGAATCCGATGCGCCGCTGGCGGCGGTGCACCAGATGGTGCGCAATCCGGATCGCCTGGTGGTGGACGTCGACGGCCTCGACCTCTCGCCCACGCTGCGCGAGCTGGTGGCCAAGGTCACCCCCAACGATCCCTATATCCAGAGCGTGCGCGTCGGCCAGAACCGCCCGCGCGTGGTCCGCCTGGTGTTCGACCTGAAGGAAGACGTCACGCCCCAGGTGTTCACGCTGGCGCCGATCGGCAATTACCGCAATCGCCTGGTGTTCGACCTCTACCCGGTCAATCCGCCCGACCCGCTGTGGAAGCTGGTGCGCGAAACCGAGGACAAGCAGCGGCGCTACGCCGAGGCGGCGCCCCCGCTGGCGGACGGCACGGCCGCCGCCGGCGCGGGCGGCCTGGGCAGCGCCGCCATCGCGGGTGCCCAGGGTGCGGGCGAGGAGGATGCCATCGGTGCCCTGGTGCGGCGCTTCGACGAGAAGGGCCCGGCCGGCACGACGGCACCGCCGCCGCTGCCGCCGATGGCCGCGGCCAGGCCGAGGCCCGCACCGGTCCCGGCACCCGAGCGTGCTCCGTCCGCGCCCGCGGCGCCGCCGCCGATGGCGCAGGCCAATATCCCCGCCGAGCGCCCGCTCAAGATGCGCCGCCTGCTGACGGTGGCCATCGACCCCGGCCACGGCGGCGAGGATCCTGGTGCGATCGGCGCGGCCGGCTCGCGCGAGAAGGACGTGGTGCTGCAGATCGCCAGCCGCCTGCGCGCCAAGATCGACGCCCAGCCCAATATGCGCGCGATGATGACGCGCGATGCCGATTTCTTCGTGCCGCTCAACGTGCGCGTGCAGAAGGCCCGCCGCGTGCAGGCCGACCTGTTCGTTTCCATCCACGCCGATGCCTTCCTGTCGCCGGAGGCGCGCGGTGCCTCGGTGTTCGCGCTGTCCGAGCGCGGTGCCTCGAGCAGCGCGGCGCGCTGGCTGGCCAACAAGGAAAACTCCGCCGACCTGATCGGCGGCGCCAATATGAGCAACAAGGATGCACAGGTCGCGCGCGTGCTGCTGGACCTGTCCACCACGGCGCAGATCAACGACAGC of the Cupriavidus malaysiensis genome contains:
- a CDS encoding amidase yields the protein MHEDPCLLPATVLRERIARRELSPVELTEAVLARAARLQPELNCFITLCAEQAMGAARAAEQAQMAGRATGLLHGIPFTVKDIVNTQGVRTTFGALPHQHNVPAQDAVSVARLRAQGAILIGKTTTPEFGSKCLTDSPLFGRTRNAWSAARTCGGSSGGAAVAVASGIAPLAVATDGGGSTRIPAACNGVVGIKQSQGVIPHSQAQDLFGNQTYVTPTTRTVADTGLMMQVMAGEHECDPWSIGVPKPDYLEAAQARGDLRGRRVLYCLAPPGRPVAADVARAFEASLHRLETLGAELEPFSGEGFDVEPIWRAINHTVWRTRFAPIVAAHGDQLSDTFKRQIESAAAFSGVQYQQAMFERSALFLRVQALLQRADLLAMPTLTRTALPLDQDLFGTIDIDGQSLENVRAHWFPWTMPFNMTGHPAISLPCGFGDDGLPVGLQLVGRFRQDAMLLRAAALFESTHDLLARWPG
- a CDS encoding GntR family transcriptional regulator, whose amino-acid sequence is MDETFAWQNRVRLVEEVAQVLRERIYRGDYPPGKPLRQVEISADLKISRTPLREALRLLEREGLVSAETARGVNVVNADFKQLMDAYALREMVDGLAARLAAQRLGERAGAALRAIVARQREALAPWQPQVYTAANVDFHATIIELADNAYLSRQLPIVHMTSQVFAPRVLFEADRARTAIDEHLRIVESIEQGDGEAAEALARAHIRNSMARLRALGAGGEDWVHPSKNQD
- the xerD gene encoding site-specific tyrosine recombinase XerD, whose product is MNHPQDLGEALAAAEPAPADTALIERFCDALWLEDGLSRNTIDAYRRDLTLLARWLRHSGGGELTGVDDTALGAYFAARHHDTLASSANRRLTVFKRFFRWALREHLIAADPCLLLRPAKQPPRFPKTLSEAQVEALLDAPDTAAPLGLRDRTMLELMYASGLRVSELTQMRTVEIGLNEGVARVVGGKGGKERLVPFGLQAGDWLRRYLAEARPALLAGRACDALFVTQRGEGMTRQAFWHLIKRHAREAGIHAPLSPHTLRHAFATHLLNHGADLRVVQLLLGHADISTTQIYTHVARERLRELHRHHHPRG
- a CDS encoding methylated-DNA--[protein]-cysteine S-methyltransferase, producing MPARFDAILPAPFGRVGVRADAAGIREIAYLPPDTPVKASADALVCRLAAQLEAYYADPDAPFDLPLALAGTGFRQRVWEAIRAVPRGATTTYGTIARQLDSMPRAVGQACGDNPLPLVIPCHRVVSQQGLGGFAHHSSGYLLDVKHWLLRHEGVLLL
- a CDS encoding tripartite tricarboxylate transporter substrate binding protein BugE — encoded protein: MHKHSNIALALALAASASFAQAQSYPSKPIRLIIPFAPGGTTDIVGRGAADQMSRILGQPVVVENRAGGGGSIGADAIAKAAPDGYTIGISTVSTMAVNPACNPRLPFDPIKDFKPITNLANVANVIAVNPNFPAKSYKEFLAVLKANPGKYSYASSGTCGFGHMLGEQFKVATKTFIVHVPYRGAGPALNDVIAGQVPIMMDNLPSSMPFIKAGKLRPIVVAWNKRIDTMPDVPTFAEVGLKEPNDPAWYGLVAPAGTPDEVIAKLHDAAVKALQDKGFQERLRAAGAEPSGNTPAQHAAEIKKEFEKMKNLVKVQNIKLEQ
- a CDS encoding chalcone isomerase family protein: MPSGSTLPKPLRASRRQLAARCAAAALLCLAASGASAGMIAGLRLDDAARVGGRTLQLNGAGLRAGFLDKGYVAALYLPEKVRNATMVLGGSGPKRLQIRPLREVEPDTFIKALDKGLRINLSESQRQQIHDRLTQFGLTMNLIGTAHKGDVIDIDFTPDTGMVVAINGTPRGRPIPGEDFYQAVLRTYLGNNPVDRELKRGLLGG
- a CDS encoding AEC family transporter, with product MSSALLLLPDFSLILIGWLLVRYTSFDRVFWSGVERLVYFVLFPALLLQSTNSAQLDFSSTSAMLGLGLLVMGFGMAAGYAVRWVLRPDPVAFASGLQTAFRFNSYIGLALAARLGGGTGLAMMALLVGFTVPLANVVAVWALARHGESRLLAELARNPLILATAAGLGTNLLGLHAPEVLATTLNRLGSASTALGLITVGAGLQLRAASGSVGAMTWWTVVKLVAMPAFAWLVGRHLPLTPLQLQMVVLYASLPTASSCYILAVRMGGNGPMVAATISAMTVGAIVTMPFWMALLV
- the queG gene encoding tRNA epoxyqueuosine(34) reductase QueG encodes the protein MIDRVAEAPAASSSRAAGAPAGTGDGHGTATVPAAAGLAALAQSIRGWGAELGFDAVRIADVDLSHAEAGLLEWLAQGFHGDMDYMANHGTRRARPAELVPGTVRAIVARMPYLPAGTGDGWRRSELARLDDPATAVISLYARGRDYHKVLRSRLQALASRIEAAIGPFGYRVFTDSAPVMEVALAGNGGLGWRGKHTLLLDRAAGSMFFLGEILVDIALPADPPEPGHCGQCRRCLDICPTQAILAPYRLDARRCISYLTIEHKGAIPEALRAPMGNRVYGCDDCQLACPWNKFARRATLPDFDVRNGFDAPDMAELFGWSEAEFNQRLEGSPIRRIGHERWLRNLAVGLGNSLRAASAAEGGDAALAARLRAALAARRDSASPLVREHIDWALAQDRAAAAGPGGN
- the tsaE gene encoding tRNA (adenosine(37)-N6)-threonylcarbamoyltransferase complex ATPase subunit type 1 TsaE gives rise to the protein MPLLEERSLPLPDETATAALGAALAQAVRILPPQAIHVQLSGDLGAGKTTLSRAILRALGHAGKVRSPTYTLCEPYQVARADGSPLTVYHFDLYRFADPEEWIDAGFRDCFAEPALSLVEWPEKAGTLLGEPDLHLLLQTDTAAADIAAEGRIALLRAYTPTGLTLLNAC
- a CDS encoding N-acetylmuramoyl-L-alanine amidase, producing the protein MLIKRLATDRPDGPDGLLPARRKWMAQCLKAGAGTVVLTLAGTQIARGAGIVAVRVWPAEDYTRVTIESDAPLAAVHQMVRNPDRLVVDVDGLDLSPTLRELVAKVTPNDPYIQSVRVGQNRPRVVRLVFDLKEDVTPQVFTLAPIGNYRNRLVFDLYPVNPPDPLWKLVRETEDKQRRYAEAAPPLADGTAAAGAGGLGSAAIAGAQGAGEEDAIGALVRRFDEKGPAGTTAPPPLPPMAAARPRPAPVPAPERAPSAPAAPPPMAQANIPAERPLKMRRLLTVAIDPGHGGEDPGAIGAAGSREKDVVLQIASRLRAKIDAQPNMRAMMTRDADFFVPLNVRVQKARRVQADLFVSIHADAFLSPEARGASVFALSERGASSSAARWLANKENSADLIGGANMSNKDAQVARVLLDLSTTAQINDSLQLGKSVLGEIGGVNRLHKGSVEQAAFAVLKAPDIPSILVETAFISNPEEERKLNDDSHQEQLANAILRGIRNYFARNPPLSKNPSV